CCTGTTTAGATAACGGTAAAATCCCCTCATTTTTTAGTAAAACAATCGATTTTCTTGCAACATCCTTCGCAATCTCCCGATGTTCTTTCGACAAAACCAGCTCTTTTTCTAAGGTTTCATCTGCGCCACGATAAGGATTTTCAAATAAACCTAGATCATTTTTCAATGTCAGAATTCTTAAAACTGCTTCGTCAAGAATTGCTTCATCAACGATCTTTTCTTCAATCAATTCTTTTAAGTTTTCGGTATAGCAAGTCGTCATCATTTCAATATCAACACCTGCTTTGATCGCAAGTTCTGCTGCTTGTTTTTTATCTGCTGCTACACCATGAGGAATCAACTCGATCACAGCTCCCCAGTCAGAAATCACCACACCATCAAATCCGAATTCTTTTCTCAATACGTCTCTAAATAGCCATTTATTCCCAGTTGCAGGAACACCGTCTACCGTATTAAATGACGTCATCACTAACTTAGCGCCTGCATCAAGTGCTGCTTTATAACCTGGTAAATAACTGTCTCGCAATTGTCTTTCAGACATGTTGACCGTATTATAATCACGTCCACCAATTGCTGCTCCATATGCTGCAAAATGCTTAACACATGCAGCCACACGGAAGAAATCATTTTGTAAGTCCTCACCTTGATACCCTTTAACAAAGGCTTCTGCAAAGCGGCTATTTAAAAAAGGATCTTCCCCTGTTGATTCCATGACACGCCCCCAACGAGGATCACGAACTAAATCTACCATTGGCGAAAATGTCACATGTAACCCCGAGACAGCGGCTTCTTTCGCTGAAACTTCTGCAACTTTTTCAGCAACATCCACATCCCATGAACTACCTAACCCCAACGGAATTGGAAAAATCGTACGGAATCCATGAATAATATCAGCCATCAAAATAGTGGGAATTCCCAGTCGATTGTTTTCCATATAGGCCTTTTGTACACGAATCGCTTCTTTCGCTCCTGAGATGCCTAGTGTTGTTCCAGCATTGTTGATATCTTCATGCGTCAAACCAAGATCCGTCATAGGCCCTGTTTTTTCTTCAGCTTTTTCTGAGTAAAATTCTGCTGCTAATTGAAGTAATTGACCTACTTTTTCATCTAAGGTCATTTGCTTCAATAACTCTATTAGTTGCTTTTGCTCCATATTTATTCACCTTATCCTTTATATTATCCTTTGTTACTTCATTCCTGATACATTAAATCCTTGTAAAATATACTTTTGGAAAATCGAAAAAACAATTAAAATCGGAATCACCATAAATGTTGCTCCTGCCATTTGTAAGGCATAATTTGAGCCATGTTGTCCTTGTAATAATTGTAAGCCCACCGATAACGTATAATACTTTTCATCATTGGCAATGATCAACGGCCATAAAAATGAATTCCAGCCGCCAATAAAGGTTAAGATCCCTTGAACAGCCAAAATCGGACGACTTACAGGTAAGATGATTTTGAAAAAGATGTACCATTCGCTCGCTCCATCCAATCGAGCTGCTTCAAGCATTTCATTAGATATGTTGTGCATAAACTGTCGGAAAAGAAAAATCCCGAAAGCTCCCGCTAATCCAGGTAACACGATCCCAATCAAGGTATTCGTTAAACCAACTGAGTTTAAAAGTAAATACACAGGAATCATTGTTACTTGCCCTGGTATCATCATAGTTGCTAACACCATTAGAAAAAGTGAATTTTTCCCTTTAAAATCAAACTTGGCAAAACCATATCCCGCCATCGCGTTTAGTAATAACCCTACGAATGAACAAGCTGTTATGATCAGAGTATTTTTAAGATAGGTTCCAAAATTAAGCCTGATAAAAAGCTCTTTAAAATTATCGAAAGTCGCATTTTTTGGAAATAGACTAGGAACGATCTGATTGATTTCCGCATTCGTTTTAAAAGAAGAAAAAATCATCCAAAGAAATGGGAAAAAGGTCATAATACCCAGAACGCCTAGAAGGATACCTATAAAAAGCTTGAAACTCATTTGTGCATTTTTATGTGAATTCATAACGTTCTCTCCTTTTATCCTTCATTTTCTTTTTGTTTCGTTTGGATTTTCATTTGAATACTGGTCACGATAATGATTGCAATGAATAAAATCACGGAGCCTGCTGCTGCATACCCGAATTTGTTGTATTGGAAACCTCTTTGATAGATGAACAAGGCAACAGATAAGGTACTGTCAAGTGGCCCTCCTTTAGTCATAACAAAAGGTTCATCGAAGAATTGGAACCAACCGATCAACGTCGTTACGGTCACAAAGAAAATAGAAAATTTTAAAAGCGGAATAGTAATTTTTAAAATTTGCTGCCATTTATTAGCCCCATCAATTTCTGCCGCTTCATAATATTCTTTTGGAATTCCTTGGATCGCTGCTAGGAAAATCAACATATTCAAGCCGATTGCTTTCCAGACAGCTATAATAATCAGAGAAAACTTCGATGTACTAGGATCTGTTAGCCACATAATCGGGCCAACATTTATATACGATAATAAATGATTTAATAAGCCAATCGTTGGATTGTATAAATACATCCAGACAACAGATACTGCAACTGTATTAGTAATAGAAGGGCTATAAAACACTAAACGCATAAAAGAGAAAAATTTGTTTTCACCAAAATTGATCATAATGGCTAATGCTAATGCAGAAATAATAACTAAGGGTACACCTATGACGACATAATAAGCTGTATTGAACATGGCTTGCCCAAAAACCTTGTCACTAAATATATTCAAATAATTATCAAAACCAACAAAATTGATTCGTGAAAAATCAGCCAAGCCAGCTAAACTCATATCTGTAAAACTAATTGTTACGGCAATAAAAATCGGAATGATTGAAAAAACAAGCAATAATGCAACGGCTGGAGCTATAAAAAAATATGGCGATTTTGACTTCTTCATCGCTTTGTTCCTCCTTACCAAATCAATTAAAGGAACAAAAGATAGTTTTTGCCTCTACACTTTAGTAAGTAATAGATAACATATTCTAGGCTTTTGTTCCTCCTTCTCCTTAAGACTATTTAATCAAGCTTTCCGTTTGTTCGTTCAGTTCATCCATTGCTTCTTGAAGATTCTTTCCACTTACAACAACTTGCTCCCATTGCTTCATAAAGTTTTGAGAAATTTCATCCCATTGTTTTAATAACGGCATTGGTTGCGATTCATTCAATTGTTTCCCAAAAACAGAAATTAACGGATCGCTCTTGAACACATCAGAATTCCAAGATTCTTTATTGGTTGGAAGTGAATTTGTACTTTCAAAGAATTTTGTTTGATTTTCAGGTTTAGATAGATATTCGATCAATTTTATTGCATCCTCTTTTTTCTTAGAACTATTGAAAACTGCTAAGTTGGCCCCACCTGTCACAGACGTATTATTCACAGGACCTTTTGGTAATTCAGCAACTCCCCATTTCCCTTCGATATCAGGTGCTGAATCTTTAATACTATTGATCATCCACGGACCACTGATAAACATTGGGACAACGCCTTCACCACCAAAACTTTGACCAATTTCTAAACCAAGATCTGTTTTAGGCGCTGAACCATCTTGAACTAACTTATCTAAAAATTTTAAAGCATCAACCATTTCTGGTTGATTGAATAAAGGTTTATCGTCTTTATCAAATAATTTCGAGCCATTTTGACGAGCAAACATAAAGCCGAAGGTTGGTTCTTTCAATTCAACACCAAAACCATATTTATTATCACCGCGTGCTGCCAATTTTTTCGCTGCATCCGCTAACTCATCCCACGTCTTAGGTGCTTCTTTGTAACCAACGCTTTCTAACAAATCTTTTCTATAATACAATCCGCGAGTTTCGGTATACCAAGGCACTGCGTATGTCTGTCCATTAAATTCTGTCGTAGCCACTGAACCGTCAAAGAAATTAGCTGATTTCATCACATCGCTTTTTTTCACATCATCCGTTATATCCATCAAAGCACCCGCATCAACGAATTCACTCATGTAAGTGGTCCCCATTTGCACAACATCTGGACCTTCTTTAGATGCCACCGCAGTTAATAATTTATCTCTGGAAGTAGACCACGGAATACTTTGGATTTTGACTTTGATCCCTGATTCCTTAGTAAACTCATCAACGATTGGTTTGATCCCTTGATCTCCATCACCCATATACCAAAATGTCAGTTCATCTGAAGCGCTTTCTTTATTCCCCGAAGAACAGGCTGCCATTACACCTACAGTTACCAATAAAGTTGTTCCAAGTAAGCAAAGCTTTTTCCATGATTTCATACTTCCACTCCTCAATATTATTTAGTGAAACGTTTCTACAAAAATGATTATATTCCTTATCTCAATTAAAAGCAAGCGTTTTCTTTTCTATTTATTCACAATAAAGAGAAGAACCATCCTTTTTATCTGGAAATAAAATAAAAACGTTTCACCGAAACATTTTACTGAACTAGTATCTCGTAAAGTACAAAAAAACCTCAATAGCCCTGTTCGCCCATGAGATTTTTAAATAATGAAATGATAAGTATCACAATCACACATTTATTGAGTAATAAAGGTTTTAATATCTTCAACAGCCTGATTTTTATTTTCGCCTAAAAATAACTGGTGTCGTCCATTCTCGTACATTTTCAACGATACTTTTGCATTGCTAGCTTTCGCAAGGTAATAGGCACTTTTATAATATGTCGTTTCATCTTGCCTATTTTGTAAAATGAGCATCTTTTTATTTTTCTTAGTTAATCTATTCTTTTTCATTTTTTTCTTTGTTTTTTGAAGTAAGGACAAAAATTGAATACACGGACGAATCGACACCGTTTTGGCCGAACCGAGGTAATAATTCAATGTTTCTTGCTTTTTAAAGAATACCCCTTTGACAATGTCTTGTGCAATTACATTAACATTGTAAAGATAAATCGGTGTACTACACAAAACTATTTGATCTACTGATTCTCTCTCTGAAACTTGAATCGTCAATAATCCTCCCATTGAAAAACCAATGCAAGTAATATGTGTGTAATTTTCTTCAAGTTTATCTAATTTCTTTTCAACATCTGCTACCCATTGATTGGCAGTTCCTTTTGAAAAGTTTTGTTTATTTCCATCATGTCCAGTCAATTGAATCCAAAATGAATCAAGATCACTTTGTTTTAAGTATTCATGTAAAAACAAAATTTCTTTCTCATTACCGCCGAAGCCATGAATAATCAATATTGCTCTTTTTTTCATTTTGTCCCCTCTTCCTTTTAGATGAATGAATTTTGCATAGAAGCAATCATTTTATAGTTCACTTTACCATTTTACCTTATTTAAGCCTACTTATTTTTCATTTCTTGATTAAACTTAATGAAAATTTAGCATAAAAAAAGTGGAACGCTGTATGGTACATGCGTTCCATTTTTTTAATAAGTAAAAACCATTTTATTCGCCAAAAACTTCTTTTGCAAGAGCAAATGCTGACCATGCCTTTGGCCATCCCGTATAAAAAGCTAAATGAGTGATCAATTCCACCATTTCTTCCTTAGTTACACCATTTTGTTTCGCCATTTCCATGTGTGGTTTTAACTGCGGTACTCCTTGGGTTAATAAGCTTGAACAAGTAATCAAACTACGATCACGAGGTGATAACTCTTCTTCTCTTGACCAAATTTCTCCAAACAATACATCATCATTTAATTCTGCAAATTTCGGTGCAAATGCTCCTAGTTGGTCTCTACCAGCTGTTTGTTTTTTCATTAAGTAGGACTCCCATCTTTTATTCATTTTTTAGCGCATCATATACTTCATCCGCAACAGGTTCTAACCATTCTGGTGTTCCAGCAGTAACTGCTAAGTGTTCAAACCAGCTATCTTTTACAGCACCGTGCCAATGTTTCACGCCATCATGAGTGACAACAACATCGCCAACTGTTAAAAACCGAGCAGGTTTGCCCTCTTCTTGATACCAGCCTTCACCACCTGTAACGAGCAGCAGTTGAAACCCATTATGATGAATATGCCAATTATTACGACAACCAGGTTCAAAAGTAACATTCCCTACGCCCGCATTAATGTTAGGATCTGCAACTAAGTTTTTTAGATAACTTTGACCAACAAAATATTGAGCATACGTCTCATTTTTTTCTCCTACTGGAAAAATCACACCATGTTGTACTTCTTCAAATTTAGCCATTTCCTATTCCTCCAATTACTAACCTTTTATACCCTTTTAATTATGCCCAACAATAACATGTGGAACATAAGGTTCTTCCAAAAATAACACTTCAGCTTCAGTTAGCACCAGATCCAAAGCTGGAATCGCATTCGTTAAATGACTTTCTTTAGTAGCACCAATGATTGGCGCTACAACTGGTCCTTTTTGAAGCAACCATGCTAAAGCAATTTGTACTCGTTCAACGCCACGTTTCTCTGCAATTTCAGCAACTCGCTCAACAATAATACGATCTTGCTCAGCTGTAGTATCATATTTTGACATCGCTGTTTTATCCGTTTCAAAACGCTTCGTTTGAGCACTCCAATCGCGTGTCAAACGTCCTGACGCCAATGGACTATATGGTGTAACAGCAATTTTTTGGTCTTCACACAACGGCAGCATTTCTCTTTCCTCTTCACGATATAGCAAATTCAGGTGATTTTGCATCGAAACAAATTTTGTCCAACCATTTTTGTCAGCTACTGCTTGTGCTTTTGCAAATTGCCAAGCAAACATAGCTGAAGCACCGATATAGCGAACTTTTCCAGATTTCACTACATCATGTAGTGCCTCCATCGTCTCTTCAATAGGTGTATTGTAATCCCAACGGTGAATGATATATAAATCAACATAGTCCATACCTAATCGCTCTAAACTAGCATCAATTTGATGGAATATTTCTTTTCTTGAAAGCCCACCGCTATTTGGAACATTCTTTTTCATCGTGGTAAATAATTTCGTTGCCACAACGATTTCATCCCGATTGGCATACTCATTTAGCGCTTTTCCAAGAATTCGTTCACTAGCACCATAGGAATAAACATTCGCTGTATCAAAGAAATTAATGCCTAAGTCCAACGCTTTTTTAATCACCTTTTTACTCTCTACTTCCTCTAATACCCACTCATGAAACCCACTATTTGGATCACCAAAGCCCATTGCACCTAAACAAATTCTTGAAACATCCATTCCTGTGTTGCCAAATTTAACATAGTCCATTAAAATTCCTCCTTATAGTAGTTCGTTTTTCTTCCTGATAAATACAGTTTACTTCTTAAAGTGAACTCTAAGTCAAGTGATTTATTTACTAAATTAAAAAAAACTCCAAACAAAGATGTTTAGAAGTTTTTTATTGTTTGTTCTTTATTTTGATTAAAATCTCTTAACGCATTTTCTGCTGGAATCATATGTTCCTCATAATTATCAAACTTAAACTCCAACCGTTCAATTGCTGTGTTTAATTCTGATGCTTTTTTCTTTAATTCCTTGATTTTGTCGGCAATGATTTCTTTACGCGCAGGTACGGTTTCATTTCCTACTTGAAATAAAGTTAAATACTCTACTAAAGATTCAATAGATAACCCAGCGTTTCTCATCTGTCTACTAAAAACGATCCAGCGTAAATCTTCCTCATCAAAATCACGAATTCCATTAGCACTGCGTTTCACAGGCGGAATCAACCCAATACGTTCATAATATCTGATCGTATCAGCAGAAACACCACTTAACTCACTAACTTTCTTTATATTCAAGCCTTATTCCTCCCCCTTGCACTGCTCTTAGGTCTTTTACTATTTTATTATAGTACAATTTTCTAATCTTTTACAAACTCTCTTATTAATTTGAAAAACATCTCATACGATAAATAACGTCTTTATTGTGCATCATCGGGCAATTTCTTTTGGGATCTGCTTCAAAAATAATAATATATCATCAGATAAAACTTTCAATTTGATGATAACTAAAATGTAGCAACTCTAGCAACTAACTCACTAATTTTACCGGTAAACAAACAATCCCCTATTGCTATATTCATGTAATCGACAGGTCTTATTAATTCCGCTGGCTTTGGCAACACAACAGCCTGACTCTTTTCTAATATTTCAGCCACAAATTGAGAACAAAAATAATATTTTTTTCTTTGATATGGAATCGAAAACTTGCAGCATACTAGCCCAATGATACTATAACGATATTGTCCTTTTTCAGTTATCATTCGTTGAACTTCTTTCATGGCGTGCGCAAAGACTGATTTTGGCACTTTCAATTCATACAAGGCACACGGCATATCTTTGTGATAGCCAAAAAAACAATTGGTCAAGCTTTCTTGAACTAACCCTGCTGGTAAAGGAAAATGGGTATGTTTACGACCAAAACTATAGAATTGGGTCAACGTTTTGTCAAAAGAAATAGAAACATGTGTGTAATCATCTGACGTAGCTAAATGAATCAGTCGTGAAATATACGTTTTAGAACGAGTTAATAAAATATAAATAGTTTTCATCATTGTCTCCTTTTATCAGTTCATCTCTCGATTACTGTATCACTTATCTGATACAGTGATGATAACTTTATTCTATTCACTTTTATTTTTTAATGTTATATCAAGGGTATAATTTAGCAGGGATAGCTATAAAATTACAGAAATACAAAATACTTCTTGCTGCATTCAGTTTGATTGAATGCAACAAGAAGTATTTAAACTGTCTGTCTTAAAGAAAAGCTTCATTTTTCCTTGTAAGTTCTAACCGTATTTGAGATGGAAGCGATACTGTAAAGAAGTGAGTCTTCGTAGTTACTGTCTATATCCGCATCCAAAACATCATTAAACATTGCTTCATATTCAGCGATAGATAATCTTTTTCGTTCTACTAATTGTTTTTGATGGATATCTGCAAGTAATTGTTGTTGGTATCCCTCAACTAACTTTCCACTAAAGAATTCCGCTACAGTACCAGATCCATAACTGAATAATCCAATTTGTTCACCCGCATTCAATTGACCATTTTCTAATAATGAAATCAACCCAAGGTACAATGAACCTGTATATAAATTGCCGACTTGCCGACTGTACACAATACTTGCTTCATATTTAGCTAAAATTCGTTCTTGTTCTTCTGGTGACTCATCTTCTAAAGCTGCTAACAATGCTTTTTTCCCCATTTTTGTATATGGAATATGAAAAGCTAGTGCATCAAAATCAGCGATTGTCTTTTTATGACGGCTCTGATATTCCTCCCAAATTTTTTGAAAAGCTTGAATATAAGTTTCATTAGATAATTGTCCATCCACCATTGGATAATCATGTCCAACGGGCCGCCAAAAATCATAAATATCTTGTGTCAGTGCCACACTATCATCATTTAACTGTAAAATTCTTGGATCAGCGGAAACAAGCATTGCCACCGCTCCTGCTCCTTGTGTCGGTTCTCCTCCAGAAGCTAAGCCGTATTTTGCAATATCAGAGGCAACGACTAGCACTTTACTTTTCGGATGACTTTTAATATGCGCAACAGCATACTGCAAAGCTGCCGTTCCAGCATAACAAGCTTCTTTCATTTCAAAAGCACGCGCAAATGGTTGGATCCCTATCAAGCGATGCAAAACGACTGCAGAAGCTTTTGACTCATCAATGCCAGATTCTGTACCGACGATCACCATATCGATTTGTTCTTTATCTTCATCCGCTAAAATATTTTTTGCAGCATTTGCCGCAAAAGTCACAATATCTTGTGTTTTTTTATTTACTGCCATTTTGTCTTGTCCAATACCAATATGGAATTTATTTGGATCTACCTCTCTCGCTAAAGCTAAATCGGTCATATCTACATAGTATGGTGGGACAAAAAAACTAATTTTATCTATGCCAACGTTCATTGTATATCTCCTTTGTCGTTATTATCAATTCATTACATAGTATAATTTATCATAAATTCGAGTAAGATTGGTAGAAATAAGAACAATTTAAAATTTGTTAAAGAATTTCAGAAGTTTTTTTATTATGGTTTATAGAGTATTCTTTTTTCACAAAGCATGGTATATTTCATAGTGGAGGTGACGTCGTGGAAATCGTAATTATCGACGCCTTGAGAACGCCTATCGGCAAGTACCGAGGACAATTAAAATCATTATCTGCAGTTGAACTAGGAACAGCTGTTACAAAAGAGTTACTTATAAGGAATACAAAAGCCGCAGAACATATAAAACAAGTCATTTTTGGAAACGTATTACAGGCCGGAAATGGACAAAACCCTGCAAGACAAATTGCACTCAACAGTGGATTAGGCTTTGATGTCCCTGCCTTTACTGTAAATGAAGTGTGCGGATCTGGCATGAAAGCAATCAGCTTAGCCAAACAAGCTATTCAATTAGGTCAAGCTGACGTTATTTTGGCTGGTGGAACAGAAAGCATGACAACTGCTCCTGCTATCACGTACAAAGAAGAAGACACTTATTCAAAACCTGCTCCAACTATGATAGTAGATGGCTTAACCGATGCTTTTAGCGGTAAAGCAATGGGCTTGACGGCGGAAAATGTAGCTGAACAGTTTAACATCACACGAGAAATGCAAGATCGTTTTGCTGCACATTCCCAAATAAAGGCAGCTAAAGCAAAATCAGAAGGAAAGTTTGTGAAAGAAA
This sequence is a window from Enterococcus sp. 7F3_DIV0205. Protein-coding genes within it:
- a CDS encoding glycoside hydrolase family 3 N-terminal domain-containing protein produces the protein MEQKQLIELLKQMTLDEKVGQLLQLAAEFYSEKAEEKTGPMTDLGLTHEDINNAGTTLGISGAKEAIRVQKAYMENNRLGIPTILMADIIHGFRTIFPIPLGLGSSWDVDVAEKVAEVSAKEAAVSGLHVTFSPMVDLVRDPRWGRVMESTGEDPFLNSRFAEAFVKGYQGEDLQNDFFRVAACVKHFAAYGAAIGGRDYNTVNMSERQLRDSYLPGYKAALDAGAKLVMTSFNTVDGVPATGNKWLFRDVLRKEFGFDGVVISDWGAVIELIPHGVAADKKQAAELAIKAGVDIEMMTTCYTENLKELIEEKIVDEAILDEAVLRILTLKNDLGLFENPYRGADETLEKELVLSKEHREIAKDVARKSIVLLKNEGILPLSKQDKVAIVGPAAASNDVIGVWSWQGKKEEAISLGQGVAQLNADYRIGKEAFDYFKPSQAAIDEAVSLAKGADKVVLALGEEDWMSGEASSRSDIRLPQAQLDLFNAIQAVNDNIIVTLYNGRPLDLKGIDSAKAIVEAWFPGTEGGAALADILYGQYNPSARLSMSFPETVGQVPVYYNYDNTGRPYKPGDEKYVSKYLDVSNFAKYPFGFGLSYSEFTYTDFHLSSDEMKPDETITVSVTVENQSDISGQETVQLYVRDKIGEVVRPVQELKGFKKITLQAHEKKTVHFDITEELLRYVHGDQTFVSDAGIFDVMVGANSRDVATKTFKLLK
- a CDS encoding carbohydrate ABC transporter permease, which translates into the protein MNSHKNAQMSFKLFIGILLGVLGIMTFFPFLWMIFSSFKTNAEINQIVPSLFPKNATFDNFKELFIRLNFGTYLKNTLIITACSFVGLLLNAMAGYGFAKFDFKGKNSLFLMVLATMMIPGQVTMIPVYLLLNSVGLTNTLIGIVLPGLAGAFGIFLFRQFMHNISNEMLEAARLDGASEWYIFFKIILPVSRPILAVQGILTFIGGWNSFLWPLIIANDEKYYTLSVGLQLLQGQHGSNYALQMAGATFMVIPILIVFSIFQKYILQGFNVSGMK
- a CDS encoding carbohydrate ABC transporter permease, encoding MKKSKSPYFFIAPAVALLLVFSIIPIFIAVTISFTDMSLAGLADFSRINFVGFDNYLNIFSDKVFGQAMFNTAYYVVIGVPLVIISALALAIMINFGENKFFSFMRLVFYSPSITNTVAVSVVWMYLYNPTIGLLNHLLSYINVGPIMWLTDPSTSKFSLIIIAVWKAIGLNMLIFLAAIQGIPKEYYEAAEIDGANKWQQILKITIPLLKFSIFFVTVTTLIGWFQFFDEPFVMTKGGPLDSTLSVALFIYQRGFQYNKFGYAAAGSVILFIAIIIVTSIQMKIQTKQKENEG
- a CDS encoding sugar ABC transporter substrate-binding protein; this translates as MKSWKKLCLLGTTLLVTVGVMAACSSGNKESASDELTFWYMGDGDQGIKPIVDEFTKESGIKVKIQSIPWSTSRDKLLTAVASKEGPDVVQMGTTYMSEFVDAGALMDITDDVKKSDVMKSANFFDGSVATTEFNGQTYAVPWYTETRGLYYRKDLLESVGYKEAPKTWDELADAAKKLAARGDNKYGFGVELKEPTFGFMFARQNGSKLFDKDDKPLFNQPEMVDALKFLDKLVQDGSAPKTDLGLEIGQSFGGEGVVPMFISGPWMINSIKDSAPDIEGKWGVAELPKGPVNNTSVTGGANLAVFNSSKKKEDAIKLIEYLSKPENQTKFFESTNSLPTNKESWNSDVFKSDPLISVFGKQLNESQPMPLLKQWDEISQNFMKQWEQVVVSGKNLQEAMDELNEQTESLIK
- a CDS encoding alpha/beta hydrolase codes for the protein MKKRAILIIHGFGGNEKEILFLHEYLKQSDLDSFWIQLTGHDGNKQNFSKGTANQWVADVEKKLDKLEENYTHITCIGFSMGGLLTIQVSERESVDQIVLCSTPIYLYNVNVIAQDIVKGVFFKKQETLNYYLGSAKTVSIRPCIQFLSLLQKTKKKMKKNRLTKKNKKMLILQNRQDETTYYKSAYYLAKASNAKVSLKMYENGRHQLFLGENKNQAVEDIKTFITQ
- a CDS encoding carboxymuconolactone decarboxylase family protein; translated protein: MKKQTAGRDQLGAFAPKFAELNDDVLFGEIWSREEELSPRDRSLITCSSLLTQGVPQLKPHMEMAKQNGVTKEEMVELITHLAFYTGWPKAWSAFALAKEVFGE
- a CDS encoding cupin domain-containing protein translates to MAKFEEVQHGVIFPVGEKNETYAQYFVGQSYLKNLVADPNINAGVGNVTFEPGCRNNWHIHHNGFQLLLVTGGEGWYQEEGKPARFLTVGDVVVTHDGVKHWHGAVKDSWFEHLAVTAGTPEWLEPVADEVYDALKNE
- a CDS encoding aldo/keto reductase; translation: MDYVKFGNTGMDVSRICLGAMGFGDPNSGFHEWVLEEVESKKVIKKALDLGINFFDTANVYSYGASERILGKALNEYANRDEIVVATKLFTTMKKNVPNSGGLSRKEIFHQIDASLERLGMDYVDLYIIHRWDYNTPIEETMEALHDVVKSGKVRYIGASAMFAWQFAKAQAVADKNGWTKFVSMQNHLNLLYREEEREMLPLCEDQKIAVTPYSPLASGRLTRDWSAQTKRFETDKTAMSKYDTTAEQDRIIVERVAEIAEKRGVERVQIALAWLLQKGPVVAPIIGATKESHLTNAIPALDLVLTEAEVLFLEEPYVPHVIVGHN
- a CDS encoding MerR family transcriptional regulator, which encodes MNIKKVSELSGVSADTIRYYERIGLIPPVKRSANGIRDFDEEDLRWIVFSRQMRNAGLSIESLVEYLTLFQVGNETVPARKEIIADKIKELKKKASELNTAIERLEFKFDNYEEHMIPAENALRDFNQNKEQTIKNF
- a CDS encoding hydroxymethylglutaryl-CoA synthase, which encodes MNVGIDKISFFVPPYYVDMTDLALAREVDPNKFHIGIGQDKMAVNKKTQDIVTFAANAAKNILADEDKEQIDMVIVGTESGIDESKASAVVLHRLIGIQPFARAFEMKEACYAGTAALQYAVAHIKSHPKSKVLVVASDIAKYGLASGGEPTQGAGAVAMLVSADPRILQLNDDSVALTQDIYDFWRPVGHDYPMVDGQLSNETYIQAFQKIWEEYQSRHKKTIADFDALAFHIPYTKMGKKALLAALEDESPEEQERILAKYEASIVYSRQVGNLYTGSLYLGLISLLENGQLNAGEQIGLFSYGSGTVAEFFSGKLVEGYQQQLLADIHQKQLVERKRLSIAEYEAMFNDVLDADIDSNYEDSLLYSIASISNTVRTYKEK